In the genome of Methanococcoides burtonii DSM 6242, the window ATTGAATATTGCCCGTTCCCCCCCACTCAACAACTTGGGTTCAAGAGGCGTGCCATCCTTCTCGTATATCGTCAGATTGTATTCAGGATCAAGGCTGATATGAGAATAGGCATTGTTGGTGTACATAAAAGAGAAGATCTCGTTAAGTAACCTGTCAAGAGCATCAATGTTCTTTGCACGAAGCTCCACACGAAGACGTAGATACATCGTTTCAAGTTCCTCTGCATCCCCATATACTGCTGCAAGGAAATCCTTCTTGTTCACCAACATCTTCTGCTTTATCTTAAGCTCGTTCAGTCTCTGGATATTCCCTTCGATCCGTCCAATCTCTTTGTGGAGCTCACCCTTACGCATATCCCGCATTCCCATCTCAGAAACGATCCCATTATATGCACGTTCATACTGAGACATATCTGCCTGGAGCTCCTTCAGATCAACGCCCCCCAATGCCTCATCAAGTTTAAGGATGCGTTGCTTACGTTCATTTATCTGTGACTCGAACAGTTCTATCTTTTCCAGTCCGTTTTTCACCCCGTCCTGAAGACGGTTGATGTTATTTTGTATATTCCGGGCCTTCAGAATATTGGAGCGTATCTGCCTTGCCACCTCCAGTTTATGCAATAACTTCCCATGAAATTCTTGTGCAGCGGTCTCCTCACTTTTAAGAGACTCCATCCCACTTTTCAGCTCACCTATCGAACGCTTGCATTCATCGATCTGTTTTTCAATATCTATTACCTTATCATTTTCTTCCTTGATGGAACTTAGATGCTCCTCTATGCCCTTCTCAATGGAAGTGATCTCGTTCTTCTTAAGCAATAACAGCTTTTCAGCCTCAGCTATAGCTTTAATGATATCACGTACATTCCGGATAAGTTCCACTTTCACCTTAATTTTGTCCTGGTCTGCCCTTATCAACTCCAGTTCATTGATAAGCTCAGTTTTCCGATCTTCATCCCCAGCGTTCTCTTCGCATACTTTTGAACCCTGAAGGTCCTGCCCGCAGGTAGGACAAAGACCCTTGCTAAGAAGATCTTTGCTCTTCTGTATCTTTTTCTCAAGTTCCACAACTGTAGCGGAGATCTCTTTTTCCTTACCATGGAGCTTCGTTTGTTTTTCATTCACGAAACCGGAAATATCATCAATTTGATCCAGCTTATCTTCCACAAATCCAAGTTCTTTTGCATCACCGTACTTATTTTGAATGAACGATCCGATCTGTTCGACATCTTCCAGATACTTTTTGAGATCGTTTTTGGCAAATACGACCTTCTCATTCCGGATTCGTATGCTACCAACCGAATTATTTAGTTGTTTGTTCAGATTCAGGAGGAAATTGTTTTGTGCTGCCTCATTGTTCAACGCGAGCTCTCTTTTTTTGACAACACCACTAAACCCATCCCGCGCAGAAACTTCCTGCTTTTCAAGATCAGTAACACATCCCTCGATATCGGAACCATCTGCGACCTCAACCACTCCAAAAAGGGAGACATTGGAACTATGAAGGGCCAAAATATCATTGTTCCCTGAGTTCACCTGATCCCTGGAACTCTCGATGTTGGCATGCTCCTTTGATATATTGGTCTTAAAAT includes:
- a CDS encoding AAA family ATPase; translated protein: MKLKRVRVENIRSYIDLDISFDDGVTVVSGVNGSGKSSLLEACFTGLFGSRALSKDFVISDIIRKGATKASIVVDFENQGNYYSIEQGYKVDARSGKASNNRSVFKVNDEVMVDQANQTYEAVKALLKMDEEAYTNCVYIRQGEIDVLINAKTKDRQRMIDGLLQIGKLEEYRERASSARVGVGRHQREADSRLKDNIADIEVLEDSKPYQLLNGLRTEVTGIEKAILDLGSKKERAKELIESIGDRIGKYSEILEQKKKADSEIKDFKTNISKEHANIESSRDQVNSGNNDILALHSSNVSLFGVVEVADGSDIEGCVTDLEKQEVSARDGFSGVVKKRELALNNEAAQNNFLLNLNKQLNNSVGSIRIRNEKVVFAKNDLKKYLEDVEQIGSFIQNKYGDAKELGFVEDKLDQIDDISGFVNEKQTKLHGKEKEISATVVELEKKIQKSKDLLSKGLCPTCGQDLQGSKVCEENAGDEDRKTELINELELIRADQDKIKVKVELIRNVRDIIKAIAEAEKLLLLKKNEITSIEKGIEEHLSSIKEENDKVIDIEKQIDECKRSIGELKSGMESLKSEETAAQEFHGKLLHKLEVARQIRSNILKARNIQNNINRLQDGVKNGLEKIELFESQINERKQRILKLDEALGGVDLKELQADMSQYERAYNGIVSEMGMRDMRKGELHKEIGRIEGNIQRLNELKIKQKMLVNKKDFLAAVYGDAEELETMYLRLRVELRAKNIDALDRLLNEIFSFMYTNNAYSHISLDPEYNLTIYEKDGTPLEPKLLSGGERAIFNLVLRCAIYRLLAHAPGSTGSAELPPLIFDEPTVFLDRGHVHQLIKLIDMMRGIGVGQILIVSHDESLIDSADHVFVVEKDPITNSSSISGK